The Prevotella melaninogenica ATCC 25845 genome includes a window with the following:
- the menA gene encoding 1,4-dihydroxy-2-naphthoate octaprenyltransferase: MISENDKIKTNSLSAWVLAARPKTLTGAMVPVMIGTGWAWKLSGGENFRVIPAILCFLFAFLMQIDSNFINDYFDCLKGNDDRATRLGPKRACSEGWITLPAMRIGLVITSLLASLVGIPLIFFGGWEMILVGAACVLFAFLYTTFFSYLGLGDVLVLVFFGIVPVVFTTYVILPDHSQALCFEVIMSGVICGLVIDTLLVVNNYRDRENDKRDGKITLIVRIGEEKAEKLYLALGLMAFIQLSFLLSLEDRHNFLTFILLVIIFAPYNILHYKTAMLMKKIKKGKDLNIILAQTARNMLIYGIATTIALVGL, from the coding sequence GTGATTTCAGAGAATGACAAGATAAAGACCAACAGTCTTTCTGCATGGGTACTTGCTGCGCGTCCGAAGACGCTCACAGGTGCAATGGTACCTGTAATGATAGGAACTGGTTGGGCTTGGAAGCTAAGTGGCGGGGAGAACTTTCGGGTTATCCCTGCCATTCTTTGTTTTCTCTTTGCCTTTCTGATGCAGATAGACTCCAACTTCATCAATGACTACTTCGATTGTTTGAAAGGTAATGATGATCGTGCCACTCGTTTAGGTCCGAAGCGGGCTTGTTCTGAGGGCTGGATAACTCTTCCTGCCATGCGCATAGGACTTGTTATCACTTCGTTGTTAGCTTCTCTTGTTGGTATTCCCCTCATCTTCTTTGGTGGTTGGGAAATGATACTCGTTGGTGCAGCTTGTGTTCTCTTTGCCTTCCTCTACACCACATTCTTTTCTTATCTTGGCTTAGGCGACGTCTTGGTGCTGGTCTTCTTTGGTATTGTACCAGTCGTTTTCACTACCTATGTCATCCTTCCTGACCATTCTCAAGCCCTGTGCTTTGAGGTTATTATGTCGGGTGTCATTTGCGGTTTGGTGATAGATACCCTGCTTGTTGTCAACAACTACCGTGATAGAGAGAATGATAAACGTGATGGAAAGATAACCCTCATTGTGAGAATAGGTGAGGAAAAGGCTGAAAAACTCTATTTAGCTTTGGGGCTTATGGCATTTATTCAGTTATCTTTCCTTCTCTCTTTAGAAGATAGGCATAATTTTCTTACATTTATTCTCTTGGTCATCATCTTTGCACCTTATAATATCTTGCATTACAAGACAGCCATGCTGATGAAGAAGATAAAGAAAGGTAAGGACCTAAATATCATCTTGGCGCAAACTGCTCGGAACATGCTAATCTATGGTATAGCAACCACGATTGCATTAGTTGGTTTATAA
- the uvrB gene encoding excinuclease ABC subunit UvrB, with protein sequence MNFKLTSKYKPTGDQPEAIRELTDGLERGDKSQVLLGVTGSGKTFTVANVIANVNKPTLILSHNKTLAAQLYEEMKAFFPDNAVEYYVSYYDYYQPEAYMPVTDTYIEKDLAINDEIDKLRLSAVSSLLSGRKDVIVVSSVSCIYGMGAPIAMKGNVISIKKGQVIDRNDFLRRLVDALYMRNDIELQRGNFRVKGDTVDIAMAYNDNVLRITWWDDEIDSIEEVDAVDFHRLATFDAYEIYPANLFVTSKEQTEGAIRQIQDDLVKQVDFFTEIGDNIKAQRIKERVEYDIEMIKELGHCSGIENYSRYFDGREAGMRPYCLLDFFPEDYLMVIDESHVSVPQISAMYGGDRARKKNLVEYGFRLPAAFDNRPLRFEEFHDLIHQIIYVSATPADFELAESEGVVVEQVIRPTGLLDPEIEVRPSENQIDDLMNEIVIRAEKEERVLVTTLTKRMAEELTEYLLNHDIRTAYIHSDVASLDRIKIINDLRAGIYDVLVGVNLLREGLDLPEVSLVAILDADKEGFLRSHRSLTQTAGRAARNVNGKVIMYADNITESMQKTIDETMRRRTKQLKYNEENNITPTQIVKAIKGTLPVGGESNLTAETASIGRNVGQAYVEPNNGVLFAADPIVAKMSKAQLEKSIANTTILMKQAAKDLDFLQAAQYRDEIIRLQKELEGK encoded by the coding sequence ATGAACTTCAAATTAACATCGAAATATAAACCGACGGGCGACCAGCCGGAGGCAATCAGAGAACTTACAGACGGATTAGAGCGTGGTGATAAGAGTCAGGTGCTCTTGGGTGTGACGGGTTCGGGTAAGACGTTTACAGTTGCGAACGTGATTGCGAATGTCAATAAACCCACACTTATCTTGTCGCATAACAAGACTTTGGCTGCACAGCTTTATGAGGAGATGAAGGCTTTCTTTCCCGATAACGCTGTGGAGTATTATGTCTCTTATTATGATTATTATCAGCCAGAGGCGTATATGCCTGTGACGGATACCTATATTGAGAAAGATCTTGCGATTAATGACGAGATTGATAAGTTGCGTTTGTCGGCTGTATCTTCTTTGTTATCAGGTCGTAAGGATGTTATCGTTGTGTCTTCCGTTTCGTGTATCTACGGTATGGGAGCGCCAATAGCCATGAAGGGAAATGTCATTTCTATCAAGAAGGGTCAAGTCATTGATCGTAATGATTTTTTAAGACGCTTGGTCGATGCGCTTTATATGCGTAATGACATCGAACTACAGCGTGGAAACTTCCGTGTGAAGGGTGATACGGTGGATATTGCAATGGCTTATAACGACAATGTCCTGCGTATTACGTGGTGGGATGATGAGATAGATTCTATCGAAGAGGTGGATGCTGTCGATTTCCATCGCCTTGCTACCTTCGATGCTTATGAAATTTACCCAGCCAATCTCTTTGTTACGTCTAAGGAACAGACCGAAGGAGCCATTCGTCAGATACAAGATGACTTGGTGAAGCAAGTTGATTTCTTCACTGAGATAGGGGATAACATTAAGGCACAACGTATCAAGGAACGTGTGGAGTATGACATAGAGATGATTAAGGAACTCGGTCATTGCTCTGGTATTGAGAACTATTCACGCTATTTTGATGGTAGAGAGGCGGGAATGCGTCCTTACTGTTTGTTAGACTTTTTCCCAGAAGATTACTTGATGGTGATTGATGAGAGCCATGTGAGTGTACCGCAGATTTCAGCGATGTATGGTGGCGACCGAGCCCGAAAAAAGAATCTTGTGGAATATGGTTTCCGACTTCCTGCAGCCTTTGACAACCGTCCGCTTCGCTTCGAGGAATTTCATGATTTGATTCATCAGATTATCTATGTGTCGGCTACCCCAGCTGATTTTGAGTTGGCTGAATCGGAAGGTGTTGTCGTTGAACAAGTTATCCGTCCTACTGGTTTGCTCGACCCAGAGATAGAGGTGCGCCCATCAGAGAATCAGATTGACGACTTGATGAACGAAATCGTTATCCGTGCAGAGAAGGAAGAGCGTGTTTTGGTGACGACACTGACCAAACGAATGGCAGAGGAGTTGACCGAATACCTGCTGAATCACGATATCCGTACGGCTTATATCCATAGTGATGTTGCCAGTTTGGACCGTATTAAGATTATCAACGACCTCCGTGCGGGTATCTATGATGTTCTTGTGGGTGTCAATCTCTTGCGTGAGGGATTGGACTTGCCAGAGGTTTCATTGGTAGCTATCCTTGATGCTGATAAAGAAGGTTTCCTCCGCAGTCATAGAAGTTTGACACAGACGGCAGGACGTGCGGCTCGTAACGTGAATGGAAAGGTGATTATGTATGCCGATAACATCACAGAGAGTATGCAGAAGACCATCGATGAGACAATGCGAAGACGTACGAAGCAGTTGAAATACAACGAGGAAAATAATATTACTCCGACACAGATTGTCAAAGCAATTAAGGGTACACTGCCAGTGGGTGGTGAATCGAATCTCACCGCAGAGACAGCTTCTATCGGTAGGAATGTCGGACAGGCATACGTTGAACCAAATAATGGTGTTCTCTTTGCTGCTGACCCAATTGTTGCGAAGATGAGTAAAGCACAGTTGGAGAAGAGTATTGCTAATACAACTATCCTCATGAAGCAGGCAGCAAAAGACCTCGACTTCCTACAGGCAGCGCAGTATCGTGATGAGATAATACGTTTGCAGAAGGAGTTGGAAGGGAAATAG
- a CDS encoding outer membrane protein assembly factor BamD, translating to MKKRILIGICAVLLLTSCAHEYNQVYKTTNNDYKYEFAKECFAKGKYGFAVPLLQDLVTIEKGTDNAQECLYMLAMAEYCLKDYQAASETFKKYYQTYPRGQYAEMASFYIGQSLFEGTPEPRLDQTPTVAAIAAFQEYLDIFPNGKMKETAQQRLFALQDKLVRKEYLNAKLYYNLGSYFGNCTSGGNNYEACIITAQNALNDYPYSDLRENFAILVMKSKFELAQMSVEEKKVQRFQDAEDECYGFINEYPESKERKTAEDYIKKCKQITKD from the coding sequence ATGAAGAAAAGAATTCTCATTGGCATTTGCGCTGTTTTGCTATTGACAAGTTGCGCACACGAATATAATCAAGTCTACAAGACAACTAACAACGATTATAAATACGAATTTGCAAAGGAATGCTTTGCAAAGGGAAAGTATGGCTTTGCTGTGCCCCTTTTGCAAGACCTTGTGACAATCGAGAAAGGTACTGATAACGCACAGGAATGTCTCTATATGCTCGCTATGGCGGAGTATTGCTTGAAGGATTATCAAGCTGCTTCAGAGACATTCAAGAAGTATTACCAGACTTACCCACGTGGTCAGTATGCTGAAATGGCATCCTTCTACATTGGACAGAGTCTCTTTGAAGGAACCCCTGAGCCACGTCTTGACCAGACTCCTACCGTCGCAGCCATCGCAGCTTTCCAAGAGTATTTGGACATCTTCCCAAATGGCAAGATGAAAGAAACTGCTCAGCAACGCCTCTTTGCATTGCAGGATAAGCTTGTCCGCAAGGAGTATCTCAATGCAAAGTTATATTATAACCTTGGCTCTTACTTTGGTAACTGCACCAGTGGTGGTAATAACTATGAGGCTTGTATCATCACCGCACAGAATGCTTTGAACGATTATCCTTATAGCGACTTACGCGAGAACTTCGCCATCCTTGTTATGAAGAGTAAGTTTGAACTTGCTCAAATGAGTGTTGAGGAGAAGAAGGTACAACGTTTCCAGGATGCAGAAGACGAGTGCTACGGATTTATCAACGAGTACCCAGAGTCAAAGGAACGCAAAACAGCTGAGGATTACATCAAGAAGTGTAAGCAAATTACAAAAGATTAA
- a CDS encoding HD domain-containing protein: protein MSQPNLELMNFVERQILPRYNDFGKSHGLGHVQRVIKSSLALAAVTGADVNMVYVIAAYHDLGMAGPRAIHHITSGKILIADARLRKWFSAEQLKIMKEAVEDHRASSSRVPRSIYGKIVAEADRDLEPEVVFSRAILYGIENYPEKNDEQMWQRFRDHMKEKYGRSGYLKLWIPGSPNAKNLETIRKTIDSEAELRKVFDRIYQQIREQDEKN from the coding sequence ATGTCCCAACCCAACCTCGAACTAATGAACTTTGTGGAGCGACAGATACTCCCACGCTATAATGACTTTGGAAAGAGCCATGGACTCGGACACGTGCAGCGTGTCATTAAGAGTTCACTTGCTTTGGCAGCCGTAACGGGTGCCGATGTGAATATGGTATATGTCATTGCCGCCTATCACGACCTTGGTATGGCAGGACCACGAGCCATTCATCATATCACCAGTGGTAAGATTCTCATTGCCGATGCACGACTTCGAAAATGGTTCTCAGCCGAGCAGTTGAAGATTATGAAGGAGGCTGTCGAAGACCATCGGGCAAGTAGTTCACGTGTACCACGCAGCATTTATGGTAAGATTGTTGCTGAGGCTGACCGTGACCTTGAGCCAGAAGTCGTCTTCTCACGTGCCATTCTCTATGGTATTGAGAACTATCCAGAGAAGAATGATGAACAGATGTGGCAGCGTTTCCGCGACCACATGAAAGAGAAATATGGTCGTTCTGGCTATCTGAAACTATGGATTCCAGGCTCACCGAATGCAAAGAATCTTGAAACAATCCGTAAGACGATTGACAGTGAGGCGGAGCTAAGAAAGGTGTTTGACCGCATCTATCAGCAGATACGTGAACAAGACGAAAAGAACTAA
- a CDS encoding DUF4468 domain-containing protein yields MKKFLIFLFMCLPMMAAAQTTLTPEQKLEQAQRQLEEAKAALEQAKANAAKAKAEAEARAKKEAEDKAKAKDIEKKIADMKAEAERLSREAEALSEAANKAQTTTVAPATKAAATTTKAVSNASSDAWVVPTTPATAAARANKNVSTDTKANKDLYLQKGIIPEVNGQVVWTETFNVPGATADELYDKAFAYLTELTQGDNQLSGSKVALVNKGEHSIVATIREKLIFSSSFLSLDYTQFNYVLQATCRDGQATLTMNRLTYRYDVQGNVSDLSAEQWITDKYAVNKKQTRLLPVSGKFRRATVDRKNSIFEGFAQALK; encoded by the coding sequence ATGAAGAAATTTTTGATATTCTTGTTTATGTGCCTTCCAATGATGGCTGCGGCACAGACTACGCTGACTCCAGAACAGAAGTTGGAACAGGCACAACGCCAGTTAGAAGAGGCTAAGGCTGCCTTGGAACAGGCGAAGGCAAACGCTGCAAAAGCGAAGGCTGAGGCTGAAGCAAGAGCCAAGAAGGAAGCTGAGGATAAGGCGAAAGCAAAGGATATAGAAAAGAAGATTGCTGATATGAAGGCTGAGGCTGAACGATTGTCACGTGAGGCGGAGGCACTCAGTGAGGCTGCTAATAAAGCTCAGACGACTACAGTAGCACCAGCAACAAAGGCTGCGGCAACCACTACAAAGGCTGTTAGCAACGCTTCATCAGATGCGTGGGTTGTTCCAACAACGCCAGCTACTGCTGCTGCACGTGCAAATAAGAACGTGAGTACAGACACTAAAGCAAACAAAGACCTTTATCTTCAGAAGGGTATCATACCAGAGGTGAACGGTCAGGTGGTATGGACTGAAACATTCAATGTACCCGGAGCAACTGCTGACGAACTCTATGACAAGGCGTTTGCTTATCTTACAGAACTTACGCAGGGCGACAATCAGTTGAGTGGTAGTAAGGTTGCCTTGGTGAATAAGGGTGAGCATAGTATTGTGGCAACGATACGTGAGAAGTTGATTTTCTCATCTTCGTTCCTCTCATTAGACTATACGCAGTTTAACTATGTGCTTCAAGCAACTTGTCGTGATGGTCAGGCAACATTGACAATGAATCGTTTGACTTATCGTTATGATGTTCAAGGCAATGTTTCTGACCTATCGGCAGAGCAGTGGATTACCGATAAGTATGCTGTCAATAAGAAGCAGACTCGTCTCTTGCCTGTATCTGGTAAGTTCCGTCGTGCTACTGTTGACCGTAAGAATAGTATCTTTGAAGGCTTCGCGCAGGCATTGAAGTAA
- a CDS encoding uracil-DNA glycosylase family protein, whose translation MEIETHPFEPWLPSNAKLLLLGTFPPAPKRWCMEWYYPNYTNDMWRIFGHIFFGDKQYFVDEEKKTYKLDLLKSFLKEKGIAIFDTALRIYRTTGTASDKDLEIIEHADLDGMLRSLPECKAVLAAGQLATTVFTEHYGIDARKMKMGDRKEFSFEDRTLYLYREPSSSRAYPMKVEKKAEYYEKMFRDLGILGK comes from the coding sequence ATGGAAATAGAAACCCATCCTTTTGAACCGTGGCTCCCATCCAATGCCAAATTGTTGCTGTTAGGAACCTTCCCACCAGCACCAAAACGTTGGTGTATGGAATGGTATTACCCTAATTACACGAATGATATGTGGCGAATCTTTGGTCATATCTTCTTCGGTGATAAGCAGTATTTTGTGGATGAAGAAAAGAAGACCTATAAGCTTGATTTGCTCAAGTCCTTCTTAAAAGAAAAGGGCATAGCTATCTTCGATACTGCCTTGCGTATCTATCGTACAACAGGTACGGCGTCTGATAAAGACTTAGAAATCATTGAGCATGCTGACCTTGATGGCATGCTTCGTTCATTGCCAGAGTGTAAGGCTGTGTTGGCAGCAGGGCAATTAGCAACAACGGTCTTTACAGAGCATTATGGTATTGATGCACGTAAGATGAAGATGGGAGATCGCAAGGAGTTTAGCTTTGAGGACCGGACATTATACCTTTATCGTGAGCCAAGTAGTAGTCGTGCTTATCCGATGAAGGTCGAGAAAAAGGCAGAGTATTACGAAAAGATGTTTAGGGATTTAGGGATATTAGGCAAATAA
- a CDS encoding DNA-directed RNA polymerase subunit omega: protein MDYKKSKAPSNTVTRDVQELWKDTGNIYESVAIIAKRANQISVEIKQDLSKKLAEFASYNDSLDEVFENREQIEISRYYEKLPKPTLLATQEFIDGDVYWRDPSKDALNEEED from the coding sequence ATGGATTACAAGAAGTCAAAAGCACCGTCAAATACGGTAACCCGAGATGTTCAGGAACTTTGGAAAGATACTGGTAACATCTATGAGAGTGTTGCTATCATAGCAAAGAGAGCAAACCAAATCTCGGTTGAAATTAAGCAGGACTTGAGTAAGAAACTTGCTGAGTTTGCTTCTTATAACGATTCTCTTGACGAGGTATTTGAGAACCGTGAGCAGATTGAGATTAGCCGTTACTACGAGAAACTACCTAAGCCAACTTTGTTAGCTACTCAGGAGTTCATCGATGGTGACGTTTATTGGCGCGATCCTTCTAAGGATGCTCTGAACGAGGAAGAAGATTAA
- a CDS encoding nucleoside deaminase produces MTKEELMRRAIELSADSVRNGGGPFGAVIARNGEIIAEGSNGVTIYNDPTAHAEVSTIRKACQKLNTFDLSGCEIYTSCEPCPMCFGAIYWAHLDKIYYANDRKDAADIGFDDDFIYQEIAVQPQYRKKPSEILLRNEALEVFKQWTAKTDKTEY; encoded by the coding sequence ATGACGAAAGAAGAATTAATGCGGAGAGCTATCGAACTCTCTGCCGACAGTGTACGAAATGGGGGCGGTCCATTTGGTGCAGTCATTGCCCGTAACGGCGAAATTATTGCCGAAGGAAGCAATGGTGTGACCATTTACAACGACCCAACAGCGCATGCAGAAGTCTCTACAATCCGCAAAGCGTGTCAGAAATTGAACACCTTTGACCTCAGCGGTTGCGAAATCTATACCTCTTGCGAACCCTGTCCTATGTGCTTTGGCGCTATCTATTGGGCTCACCTCGATAAGATCTACTATGCCAACGACCGCAAAGATGCTGCCGACATTGGTTTTGATGACGATTTCATCTATCAGGAGATAGCCGTGCAACCGCAATATCGCAAGAAGCCATCAGAAATCCTTTTGCGCAATGAAGCGTTAGAAGTCTTTAAGCAATGGACAGCAAAGACGGATAAAACAGAATATTGA
- a CDS encoding putative porin yields MKKLTILFSLFVLVANAAMAQTDGTTPYDDGTFTADGYRNNRNIGRSDSIQSEHKEIPRGLKVWTIDERFGDRKAAVPDTLSYMYMNSNLTYGKRGEYNTLGNLGSPRQNRIFIDRPATSEFFFLDPYDMFIVQPNNFQFTSTLSPITVLSYNTAGNRNNGEDRFKAIFAVNAGKEWGFGFKFDYLYGRGYYSSQSASHFNYSMWGSYLGERYQAHLLLSLNHQKVTENGGIANDAYITHPESFRDSYSEEEIPTILKQNWNRNDNQHVFFNHRYSLGFFRKVPMTEEEIKAKQFALKSQKAQEAQQDKEKARRRAKAKGEKFDEEAYDKEKRSAGRPDDAVIAGDASQVKTTADNANGNERMTVNLEDSTQMANLKKQDALAKDSTQKWMKDEYVPVTSFIHTVRFDNYRRIYQAYETPTDFYAQNYFNYGTAANDSIYDTTKHWSLKNTFAVALLEGFNKWAKAGLKAFLSYELRHYVLPSMITPSASTVAFYNGDKTWNQHDISVGGQLLKTLGKTFHYDVSAEAWLAGSRAGQVHVDGHADLGFPLLGDTVQLAATAFFHRSAPSFFMGQYYGKHYMWDNNLNQEIHSRILGEFSLKKTRTKLRVGYDVLKNYTYFGIQNDRIQSGDNYLVQHNNLNVHQSSSPINLLTLQLQQDFRLGIFNWQNVLTFQKSSKAEILPVPTFNAYSNLFIRFKIARVLDVDLGVDGRYFTSYYAPEYIPGIGAFGIQETDASRTKIGNYPHLNAYANFQLQHTRFYVMFTHVNSADGGKYFYTPHYPLNQRVLQFGISWNFFN; encoded by the coding sequence ATGAAGAAACTTACTATCTTATTTTCCCTTTTTGTGTTAGTGGCTAATGCTGCTATGGCACAGACAGACGGCACCACTCCGTATGATGATGGTACATTCACGGCTGATGGTTATAGAAACAATCGTAACATAGGACGTTCGGATTCTATACAAAGTGAGCATAAGGAGATACCACGTGGCTTGAAGGTGTGGACGATTGATGAACGTTTCGGTGACCGCAAAGCTGCTGTTCCCGATACGCTGTCGTATATGTATATGAATTCTAACCTCACTTACGGCAAGCGAGGGGAGTATAACACCTTAGGAAACTTGGGTTCTCCACGTCAGAATCGTATCTTTATTGATCGTCCTGCCACGTCAGAATTCTTCTTCCTCGACCCGTATGATATGTTTATCGTACAGCCAAACAACTTCCAGTTTACCTCAACCCTTTCGCCAATCACGGTTCTCTCTTATAATACCGCTGGTAACAGAAACAACGGAGAAGACCGATTTAAGGCAATCTTTGCGGTGAATGCGGGTAAGGAGTGGGGTTTTGGCTTTAAGTTTGATTACCTTTATGGACGTGGATATTATAGCAGTCAGAGTGCTTCTCACTTTAACTATTCAATGTGGGGAAGCTATTTAGGCGAACGCTATCAGGCACATCTGCTTCTTTCTCTGAATCATCAGAAGGTTACAGAGAATGGTGGTATTGCCAATGATGCCTATATCACACATCCAGAGTCATTCCGTGATAGTTATAGTGAAGAAGAGATTCCAACCATTTTGAAGCAGAATTGGAATAGAAATGATAATCAACATGTGTTCTTCAATCACCGTTATAGCCTCGGTTTCTTCCGTAAAGTGCCGATGACGGAAGAGGAGATTAAGGCAAAGCAGTTTGCTCTTAAATCTCAGAAAGCACAAGAAGCACAACAGGATAAAGAGAAGGCTCGTCGCCGTGCAAAGGCAAAGGGCGAGAAGTTTGATGAGGAAGCTTACGATAAGGAGAAGCGTTCTGCGGGCCGTCCAGATGATGCTGTCATTGCTGGAGATGCGTCACAAGTGAAGACAACAGCGGACAATGCGAATGGCAATGAGCGTATGACGGTTAATTTGGAGGACTCTACTCAGATGGCAAACCTCAAGAAACAGGATGCTTTGGCTAAGGATTCTACTCAGAAATGGATGAAGGACGAGTATGTTCCTGTGACGAGTTTCATTCATACAGTGCGTTTCGATAATTACCGTCGTATCTATCAAGCATACGAAACTCCGACTGATTTCTATGCGCAGAACTACTTTAACTATGGTACTGCAGCCAATGATTCGATTTATGATACGACAAAGCACTGGTCATTGAAGAATACCTTTGCTGTTGCTTTGCTTGAGGGATTCAACAAATGGGCGAAGGCTGGGCTGAAAGCTTTCCTTTCCTATGAGTTGCGCCATTATGTTCTTCCTTCAATGATAACGCCAAGTGCGAGTACTGTTGCCTTCTATAATGGTGACAAGACATGGAACCAACATGACATTTCTGTCGGTGGTCAGCTGTTGAAAACACTCGGTAAGACTTTCCATTATGATGTTAGTGCTGAGGCTTGGTTGGCTGGAAGTAGGGCAGGGCAGGTTCATGTTGATGGTCATGCTGACCTCGGTTTCCCTCTTTTGGGTGACACAGTTCAACTCGCAGCAACAGCTTTCTTCCACCGTTCTGCTCCATCTTTCTTTATGGGTCAGTACTATGGTAAGCATTATATGTGGGACAATAACCTCAATCAAGAGATACATTCTCGCATCTTGGGTGAGTTCTCTTTGAAGAAGACACGCACCAAGTTGCGTGTTGGTTATGATGTTCTTAAGAACTATACCTACTTTGGTATACAAAACGACCGCATCCAAAGCGGTGATAACTACCTTGTACAGCACAACAACTTGAATGTTCATCAGTCCAGCAGTCCTATCAACTTGCTGACTTTACAGCTACAACAAGACTTCCGTTTGGGTATCTTCAACTGGCAAAATGTACTGACATTCCAGAAATCAAGTAAGGCAGAAATACTCCCAGTACCAACATTTAACGCATATAGTAATCTGTTTATACGATTCAAGATAGCACGTGTGTTGGATGTTGACCTTGGTGTTGACGGTCGTTACTTCACAAGTTATTATGCGCCAGAGTACATACCTGGAATCGGTGCTTTTGGTATACAGGAGACCGATGCGAGCCGTACAAAGATTGGTAACTATCCACATTTGAATGCTTATGCTAACTTCCAGTTACAGCATACTCGCTTCTATGTGATGTTTACGCATGTAAACAGTGCTGATGGGGGTAAGTATTTCTATACGCCTCACTACCCATTGAACCAGCGTGTATTGCAGTTTGGTATCAGCTGGAACTTCTTTAACTAA
- the udk gene encoding uridine kinase, whose product MKDKITIIGIAGGTGSGKTTVVKKIVESLPPHYVAVVPLDSYYNDTTELTDEERKAINFDHPDAFDWKLLIKQVNELREGKAVEQPTYSYILSNRLPETIHVEPKPVIIVEGIMALSNKRLRDMMDLKIFVDCDSDERLIRNIQRDTIDRGRTVSMVVDRYLEVLKPMHEQFIEPTKRYADVIIPQGGENVKGINILCKYIEGLIPAD is encoded by the coding sequence ATGAAGGATAAAATAACTATCATAGGAATAGCAGGTGGTACTGGTTCAGGAAAGACCACTGTAGTGAAGAAAATTGTAGAGAGTCTTCCTCCTCATTATGTGGCTGTTGTGCCGTTGGATTCTTATTATAATGACACGACAGAACTTACCGATGAAGAGCGCAAGGCAATCAATTTCGACCATCCAGACGCCTTTGATTGGAAGCTACTCATTAAGCAGGTGAATGAGTTGCGTGAGGGAAAAGCTGTTGAACAGCCAACCTATAGTTATATTCTCAGTAATCGTTTACCAGAGACTATTCATGTAGAGCCAAAGCCTGTAATCATCGTTGAGGGTATTATGGCATTGAGCAACAAGCGTCTGCGTGATATGATGGATCTCAAGATTTTTGTTGATTGTGATTCTGATGAGCGCCTTATCCGTAATATTCAGCGTGATACGATAGACCGTGGTCGTACGGTTTCAATGGTTGTAGACCGCTATTTAGAAGTATTGAAGCCAATGCATGAACAGTTCATCGAGCCTACTAAGCGTTATGCTGATGTGATTATCCCACAGGGAGGTGAGAATGTAAAGGGTATCAACATCCTCTGTAAGTATATCGAAGGCTTAATACCAGCGGATTAA
- a CDS encoding DUF4293 domain-containing protein translates to MIQRKQTVFLFLALLTTIACLCLPVGGFEPKGMGAESMLMNLWISDANGGKDFNVWALFAILLVTCPINLFAIFDYHNRKRQARFCTFSMLMIIGWYVVYGVFSQVLMTGFDFHIKFAACLPLVAFILLWLARHSILADEALVRAADRIR, encoded by the coding sequence ATGATACAGAGGAAACAAACTGTATTCCTGTTTCTTGCATTGCTTACTACCATTGCGTGCCTCTGTCTACCTGTAGGTGGCTTTGAACCAAAGGGTATGGGTGCAGAGAGCATGTTAATGAATCTCTGGATAAGCGATGCTAACGGTGGTAAGGACTTTAACGTATGGGCGTTGTTTGCTATTCTTTTAGTAACTTGTCCTATCAACCTCTTCGCCATCTTCGACTATCATAACCGCAAGCGTCAGGCTCGTTTCTGTACGTTCTCCATGTTAATGATTATTGGTTGGTATGTGGTTTATGGTGTGTTCAGCCAAGTATTGATGACTGGCTTCGACTTCCACATAAAGTTTGCGGCCTGTCTTCCACTCGTAGCTTTCATCCTCTTGTGGCTTGCACGCCACTCTATCCTTGCCGATGAAGCCTTGGTAAGAGCAGCTGACAGAATCAGATAA